From Garra rufa chromosome 19, GarRuf1.0, whole genome shotgun sequence, the proteins below share one genomic window:
- the ddx52 gene encoding probable ATP-dependent RNA helicase DDX52, producing the protein MDAFDLFRKLGSGAKFDLKRFAKDAERFKVGRSQNKDSSNQLDGISFFGKETQGNPSLESRLSEDDSEEGSDEEQDFSKRKRAKVDEPVNTEKKKKKGASKKTEDAEPEKSEGEGIQWMSSQNTVKDTNKVSKGQPSLKRLKQLHNGKVKRIRRQNRIYVYGTDVPDPVSTFEELQKEYDLDPRIIENIKAAGFLTPTPIQMQAIPLMMHKREILASAPTGSGKTMAFCLPLLAHLRQPLNKGFRAIIISPTRELATQTHRELLKLSEGVGFRVHMINKGVDAVKKYGPKTAKKFDILVTTPNRLIYLLNQDPPAISLSSVEWLVVDESDKLFEDGKTGFREQLATIFLACTSPKIRRALFSATFATDVEQWCKLNLDNLVSVSVGHRNSAADTVEQQLLFVGSENGKLLAMRNLIKQGFMPPVLVFVQSIERARELFHELVYEGINVDVIHADRTQQQRDNVVSSFRSGKIWVLICTALMARGIDFKGINLVINYDFPTTAVEYIHRIGRTGRAGHKGKAITFFTEDDKPLLHSIATIIKMAGCPVPDYMTGLKKIKGKLKHQLAKRPPKRSTIRTTPSILFEKKRSKTKDTAKEAEAKGEASEVISNS; encoded by the exons ATGGACGCCTTCGACTTGTTTAGAAAGCTTGGGTCTGGTGCAAAATTTGATCTGAAAAGGTTTGCTAAAGATGCAGAGCGATTTAAGGTAG GGAGGTCTCAGAACAAGGACAGCTCAAATCAGCTGGATGGAATCAGCTTTTTTGGCAAAGAGACACAAGGAAACCCATCTCTGGAGTCCAGACTAAGTGAAGATGATAGTGAAGAAGGGAGTGATGAAGAGCAGGACTTTAGTAAACGGAAACGAGCTAAAGTGGATGAACCAGTCaacacagaaaagaagaaaaagaaaggagCTAGTAAGAAAACTGAAG ATGCAGAGCCTGAGAAGAGCGAGGGAGAGGGGATCCAATGGATGTCATCCCAAAACACAGTGAAAGACACCAATAAAGTGTCTAAAGGCCAGCCCTCCTTGAAAAGACTGAAGCAGCTTCATAATGGAAAG GTGAAGCGGATACGGAGACAAAACAGGATTTATGTCTACGGGACAGACGTTCCAGATCCTGTTTCCACGTTTGAGGAGCTACAGAAGGAGTATGATCTGGACCCACGAATCATTGAAAACATTAAGGCAGCGGGCTTCCTAACCCCTACACCGATACAGATGCAGGCCATTCCTCTTATGATGCAT AAAAGGGAGATTCTGGCATCTGCTCCAACAGGCTCTGGTAAGACTATGGCCTTCTGTCTGCCCCTGCTGGCCCATCTTCGCCAGCCCCTCAACAAGGGTTTCAGAGCCATTATCATCTCCCCCACCAGAGAGCTCGCCACTCAG ACTCACAGAGAGCTGCTCAAGCTGTCAGAAGGAGTGGGCTTCAGAGTTCACATGATCAATAAAGGAGTTGATGCTGTGAAAAAATATGGACCCAAGACCGCAAAGAAATTTG ATATATTGGTGACGACTCCTAACAGATTGATATATTTGCTAAATCAAGACCCTCCTGCTATCAGCTTAAGTAG TGTGGAGTGGCTTGTGGTGGATGAATCTGACAAGCTCTTTGAGGATGGTAAAACGGGTTTCAGAGAGCAGCTTGCCACTATCTTCTTGGCTTGCACTTCTCCTAAAATCCGCCGGGCTCTCTTCAGTGCAACCTTTGCCACAGATGTAGAGCAGTGGTGCAAACTGAACCTTGACAACCTTGTCTCTGTCAGCGTTGGACACAG GAACTCTGCAGCTGACACTGTGGAGCAGCAGCTTCTGTTTGTGGGTTCAGAAAATGGGAAGCTACTTGCTATGAGAAACCTTATAAAGCAG GGATTTATGCCGCCTGTGTTGGTGTTTGTTCAGTCTATTGAACGTGCCCGAGAGCTGTTCCACGAGCTGGTGTACGAGGGAATAAACGTGGATGTGATCCATGCGGATCGCACACAACAGCAG AGAGACAATGTTGTGAGCAGTTTCCGTTCAGGGAAGATCTGGGTGCTGATCTGCACAGCTCTCATGGCCCGTGGTATTGACTTCAAGGGCATCAACCTGGTTATAAACTATGACTTTCCTACCACTGCTGTGGAATACATCCACCGGATTG GGCGAACTGGAAGAGCAGGACACAAAGGAAAGGCAATAACTTTCTTTACAGAGGATGACAAACCTCTCCTTCACAG CATTGCTACCATTATAAAGATGGCTGGATGTCCTGTCCCTGACTACATGACTGGGTTAAAGAAAATCAAAGG CAAATTGAAACATCAGCTTGCTAAAAGACCACCCAAACGGTCAACAATTCGCACGACTCCAAGCATTCTCTTTGAGAAAAAAAG AAGCAAAACAAAAGACACAGCAAAGGAAGCAGAAGCAAAAGGCGAGGCATCAGAAGTCATTTCTAACAGCTGA